In the genome of Asterias amurensis chromosome 16, ASM3211899v1, one region contains:
- the LOC139949186 gene encoding D(2) dopamine receptor-like, giving the protein MEQFISDNSMDGSDDDSSESHPKGTREVFLLVSHSIILFIGLPGNCLILRVYWTKTSKTSTNVLIMVLALADASVCLLRIVDIIEVVFAVEIPWGIEILESVGISSSVMITAAIAADRYDCICRPHKRFFTTKRSKITALFILVTSLIINIPNIINGFNDMKYEVVDTISLVILFASFVAAFGMITLCYTKVYITIRQHVKVNVASPQSTNNGLRPKETGTETCQHLEGTDMSVNDLGNSSVINSLSVSHAAKTNTSPISYIDMDHASTAAASKAPPKHQETNPEPSTQESGLPSHQGTGENKQEWAITSDARVRKGRVPNVRSTSLHRKTTNMLFVTSLVFLLTWIPNWISIGISFAAEGGINPLFADTWDALSSILYYVNNAINPVIYGLLNRRFRKDCKETLRKMKVCGCRRGGRQ; this is encoded by the coding sequence ATGGAACAGTTCATCTCTGATAATTCCATGGATGGCTCAGATGACGATTCTTCGGAAAGTCACCCTAAAGGCACACGAGAGGTATTTCTTTTGGTTTCTCATTCAATCATTCTGTTTATCGGCCTGCCAGGAAACTGCCTCATCCTTCGTGTGTACTGGACTAAAACCTCAAAGACCAGCACCAATGTACTGATTATGGTTCTTGCCTTGGCTGATGCCTCCGTGTGTCTGTTAAGGATCGTAGATATCATAGAAGTTGTATTCGCTGTTGAGATACCATGGGGCATTGAGATACTAGAGTCCGTTGGTATCTCGTCTTCAGTGATGATTACTGCAGCCATTGCAGCAGATAGATACGACTGCATTTGCCGGCCACACAAACGGTTTTTCACTACCAAAAGGAGTAAGATAACAGCCTTATTTATACTCGTTACGTCTTTGATCATCAATATCCCAAATATCATCAACGGATTCAATGATATGAAATATGAAGTTGTGGACACCATAAGCTTAGTGATTTTATTTGCTAGTTTTGTTGCAGCATTTGGTATGATCACTCTGTGCTACACCAAAGTTTACATAACCATCCGCCAACATGTCAAAGTCAACGTGGCTTCACCTCAATCTACAAATAATGGTTTACGTCCAAAAGAAACTGGGACTGAAACTTGTCAACATCTTGAAGGCACAGACATGTCAGTGAACGACTTGGGCAATTCCAGTGTCATCAATTCATTGAGTGTGTCCCATGCTGCAAAAACTAACACTTCTCCCATTTCATATATAGACATGGACCACGCCTCTACCGCTGCAGCATCCAAAGCCCCGCCCAAACACCAAGAAACAAACCCAGAACCGTCCACCCAAGAATCTGGATTACCCTCACATCAAGGAactggagaaaacaaacaagaatgGGCAATTACCAGCGATGCTAGAGTTCGTAAAGGTCGCGTTCCCAATGTCAGATCAACAAGTCTGCATCGAAAGACAACAAACATGCTGTTTGTCACCAGTCTTGTGTTCTTACTAACGTGGATACCCAACTGGATCAGCATTGGGATATCCTTCGCTGCTGAAGGAGGTATCAACCCACTTTTTGCCGATACCTGGGATGCTTTGAGTTCCATTCTTTATTATGTCAACAATGCAATCAACCCAGTGATCTACGGGTTATTAAACAGGAGGTTCAGGAAGGACTGTAAGGAGACTTTAAGAAAGATGAAAGTATGTGGCTGTCGCAGAGGTGGGCGGCAGTAG